Genomic DNA from Paenibacillus donghaensis:
CATTAACCGCATCGATAACATCCTGGCGGAAGCCGTCGCTGTCAGCTGTAGGATCTTCCGGATCATAAAGCCCCCCGTAAACACAACGTCCCAGATTCTCCACGAAAGAGCCATAAATCCGGTTGTCAATTTTGGAAATAACATAATCCTTGTCAAATACAAATCTCGCCTTGTTGCTCATTATTCATCCACTCCGTTTCTCTTATTTGGACTTCAGTCCGTTCTTCAGTTGAATCTCTTGCTGTGCCGTCTTCAGCTTGGGGCTCCTCAGCGTTGCCAGCAGCAGACCGGCCATCAGTTGTACGCCGACAATGAAGAATAGTCCCATTTGGGTGCTGCCGGTAAGGTCAATCAGATACCCGAACAGATAAGGGCCGACGAAGCCGCCCAGATTGCCGACACCGTTAATGAGTCCTGTCGCTGCCCCAATCGCCGCCGAGCTGATTACTATAGAAGGAATCGTCCAGAATACCGGGCTGAATCCACCCCAGATTCCTTGGGCAATCAAGATAAAGGCAATAGAAACAAACGGTGCTCCTCCGGTCAGTGCGGAGACAGCCAGGGCAATGCCGCAAATAATCAGAATGGAAGCAGCATGCCATTTCCGCTCGCCCGTACGGTCCGAGTGTCCGGATACAATAAACATAACAAGTAATCCGAGCAGTGGAGCGATCGTGGATAAGATGCCGACGAGGGTGTAGCTGGACCCGGTCACCGAACTGGCAATGGTTGGCCACCAGATGCTCAGGCCATAGTTAAACATGTTGTTGAGCAGGAACACGGCGGTCAGCAGCCAGACGAATTTGTTCTTCAGCACCAGGCCCATGCCGCCCTTGCTGCCACTCTGATCTGCACTTGCAGCATCGCTGGCAAATTCAGCCTCCAGATATGCCTTCTCCTTCTCGCTGAGAAATTTCGCCTGTGCAGGCGTTTCAGCGATTAGCACGATCCAGAAGAATACGCCGATCAGTACCGGGATACCTTGGAACACAAACAGCATCTTCCATGAAAATGTGTCCACCAGAAAGCCTGAAAGCGGCCCCACAATAAAATTGGACACGGTGGCCCCAATCGACCAGTAGCCGATGGCGCGTGCGCGCTCACGCTGCGGAAACCACTTGCCAATCAGGATCAGCGCCGTCGGATACAGCATGCTTTGGCTCAGTCCCAGCAGGAAGCGCATGGTCAGAAGCTGTCCTCCGCTCTGGATGAAGCCCATCGAGATGCATACAAGCCCCCACGCCACCATGGAGATGGTAATGATCTTCTTGGCGCTGACCTTCTGGGCCAGATGGCCGCCAGGAATCTGGAGCAGAAGATATCCAATGAAGAATATACCTCCCACCAGACCGGAAATCGTCGCCGACAAGTTGAAAGATTGGCTCATTCCGTCGAAAGCGTAGCCAATGTTGTTGCGGCAGATCAGTGCCAACAGATACATCACGGCCAGCATTGGGATAATTCGGGTAAATCGTTTGCGGTCGGCCCAGCTTTGGGCAGCGGCCTGACCTTGAGCTGCATCCATTACGTCATCCCCTTCATTTCTTTTGTATTTTAGATATAACTAAAATACTTCATGTATAACTAAAATACAACCAGATTATAAAACAAATCTGGAAGCGTTGTCAACAGGGTTTGTCGAATTGACAACTGGCACAACAAAAAAGCCTGCGTCAAACTAGCCGCAGGCTTGGTGTTTATGCTTCCAGAGAAAAATATCAAATGTTAGGGTTCGGTTATCACACGGGCGAGAATTCCTTGTTCGTAGCGTCCGAAGTTCTGTCCGTATAACGTGAGCCCGCGCGGATTCTCACCTGCGGGATCAACGCTGAAGCGGAGGACAAATGGCTCCTCCTCGCGTTTGTCCTGAAGCTGGTCAATGGTGACAGCAGAAATTTTACGTCCGTCAATAAAAGAGCCCTCGTGATTGATGCGAAGCAGCTTCAGAAAGCCATACTGGTTCAGATGGGGCGGCCACCAGACCGGATTGCCGCTGTACTTGATGCCGCCGATATCTCCGGGGCTCTGCCAATCACCGATATCCACGCCATTGACAGTGAAATGAATATCCGACGGCCAGTCATTATTATGGTAAGGCGCTTCAGAGCCAATTTCGAAAGAAATCTGGATCTCATTCACTTTACGCCCTGCGGTATAATTGGGAATCCGGTATTCAAGAAAACCGGTGGTAAACCAAATGATACCAGCCTCAATATGCTTCGGATCGGCAAAAACCTGGGGGTTGTCAAATTCCCCAATGATCATTTCCTTGGTTGCCATGCCGCAAGTTGGCGTCACCTGAAAATTGCTGTATTGGCCAATCTTAAGATCAGACTCATATACGTGATTGCTGCTGTTGTCTCCGAATTCAATCAGGATTTTGTTCTCGACCAGAAAGCAATTCTTCTGAATTCCATTCTTGGCATAATTGGAAAAGGTCTGAACCAGGCCAGCCTCTTCCAGCTTCTTGATATGCATGGTGACCGCGCCGTTGCTCAGATTCAGATATTTGGCCAACTCATTCATATTCATACCGTTGCGTCCGGTCAGAACTTCAATGATGCTGATCCGGACCGGAGAATCAAGAGCCTTGAATATAGAAGCTCCGGCGGATAACTTGTCTATATATACCATCCTTGGCTACTCCTTTCAGTACTAATTATGATTTTTTATTATAACACTATTTTATGTTTGTTTAAACTACTTAGTAAAGAAGGGGATTGGTGCTAACCGCAGGCGTTATTGAAACATCCAAGAAGATGATTCAATAGTTACAAAAAGGTAACTCTATTATAAAAAAGTGCCTACTTCCAGTAAGTAACTATATAACTTAAGATTAACCCAGCACTAGAAAAATGCAATTGTAAAAGGCGGGGTTCAGCTTGGACAGCAGCTTATGGGAGCAGATTACGGATTATTTTACAACCGACACAGGTGCTTACTTGCTCTCCGTAAAAGAGCACATCATCATCAGCGCGTTGGCTTTAATAGTCTCGGCATTGCTTGGAATCATTTTGGGGTATTTGTGCGCGGAACGCAAAAAATACGAAAAATGGATGGTCTCCATATTTCAGGTTTTGCGGATCGTCCCAAGTCTGGCGATCCTCTTTCTGTTGATCCCTGTGATGGGGACAGGGTTTCAGCCGGCGATGATAGCACTGATCTTACTCGCCATTCCGTCGATTCTGATGAACACTGTTTCCGGCTTGGAAGAGGTGCCCGCGTTTATGCTGGAAACAGCTTACGGGGTAGGGATGTCGGATTGGCAGGTGCTGTGGAAGGTTAAGCTTCCGTTAGCTGCGCCGCTGATTCTGACCGGAATCAAAACAGCTGCAATTGAGATCGTGGCGAGCGCGACCCTAGCCGCAAAGATCGGTGCCGGGGGTCTTGGGAGCATTATTTTTACAGGTCTTGGCCTAAACCGAATCGACTTACTCCTGATTGGCGGTATATCGGTTGCCGTGCTGTCCATTGCCGCCGGGCTCATCCTAGACAGTGCTGAGAAATGGTTATTCAAATATAAATTCACCGGAAAGTAGGGTTCTAACGATGGAGAGAAAAACAAAGTCATTCACAGCAGTTGCAATTGTTCTACTATTAATGCTTACGCTGGCCGCTTGTGGCAGCCAGAACAAGGAAGAAGGCGGCAAGCCGACCCTACGTGTCGGGAGTAAAGACTTTACAGAAAATTTACTGGTTGGTGAATTGTATGCTTTGGCGTTGGAAGATGCAGGATACCAAGTCGAGAGAGTCTTCAACATTGCAGGTTCCGTCATTCACACCTCGCTTGTTAATAATGAAGTTGATCTATATCCCGAATACACAGGGACAGGCTTGTTAACCATTCTTAAAAAGCTTCTGATGACCGATCCCGAGGAAGTTTACAATACCGTGAAAGAAGCCTATGAAGAGCAGTTCCAGGTTACTTGGCTGGATTATTCTAAAGCTAACGACGGAGCCGGGCTGGTTGTCCGCACTGCTGTATCCAAGGAGCTGGGGATTACAACGATTTCTGATTTGCAGAAGCATGCCAGTGAACTGCGGTTTGCTTCACAAGGTGAAGTGGATCAGCGCGAAGACGGCATCCCGGCGCTGGAGAAGGTCTATGGTCCGCTGAAGTGGAAGTCATCGAAGGTGTATGATAACAGTTTGAAATATGAGGTGCTTTCTAACAAGGAAGCAGATGTTGCGCCGGCTTATACAACAGAAGGCATGCTGGTGAATACGGATGAATTCACACTGCTTGAAGACGACAAGCAGGTATGGCCGCCTTATAACTTGGCTCCGGTTGTACGTGACGAAATATTGAATGCTAACCCGGATATTGCGGAAGTCATTAACGAGGTAAGCGCTGCGCTGGATACCCAAACGATAACAGCCTTGAACGCAAAAGTGGATGTGGACAAGGAAGAATATGAAGATGTGGCCAAGGAGTTTCACGATTCTATTAAATAAACGGATTCATGGAGGAGAACATGGCACAGACTGCGATCGAAATCAGCAATGTGAGCAAGAAATATAATCAATCCGGTTATTACGCGGTGGATCATGTAAGTCTGTCCATTGAAGAGGGGGAGTTCATTACCATTCTGGGCTCCTCGGGTTCCGGCAAAACTACATTGCTGAAAATGATTAACCGTCTGTATGAACCGGACGAGGGGAGCATTACCCTTTTTGGAGAAGATATTAGAGCTCTCAATCCAGTTACGGTAAGAAGACGCATCGGTTATGTCATTCAGCAGGTGGGCCTGTTCCCGCATATGACCATCAGACAGAATGTTGCTGCTGTGCCTAAACTCTTAAAGTGGAATACAACAAAGATTGAAGCAAGAGTAGATGAATTAATGACACTCGTCGGACTGGAACCAGCGGAGTTTAAGAGCCGTTATCCTTCCCAGTTGTCAGGCGGCCAACAACAAAGAATCGGCTTGGCAAGAGCACTTGCGTCAGATCCGAAGATCATGCTGCTGGATGAGCCTTTTGGTGCAATAGATGCCATAACCCGGATGAATTTGCAGGATGAACTATTGCGTATTCACGGAGGGCTTAAGAAAACCTTGCTGTTCGTGACCCATGATATCAATGAAGCATTTAAATTGGGGAACCGGGTTATTGTTATGGACAAAGGCCGGGTCTGTCAATTCGATACGCCAAAGAATATTGTATCCTTCCCTGCAGACGGCTTCGTATCCTCCTTAATTGCTTCTTCCCGTGAGCAGGAGAAGTTCTGGGAGGGGTTAGATTGATCGAATATATCATGGGCCACCCCGATAAATGGGCAAAGGCGCTGGTGGAACATTTGGAAATCGTGGGCATCACATTAATGGCTTCGCTTTTGCTTGCTTCGATTCTGACGTTCATGTCCATGACATCCAAAACGCTGTCCAGGTTCCTGGTTTATTTGTTCTCCATCATCTATTCGATACCCAGTGTGGCTCTGTTTGCGATGATGATTCCTGTAACAGGACTGGGCAAGACCACAGCCATTACAGTGCTTGTGGCGTACAATCAATATCTGCTCTTACGCAATTTTATTGCAGGCCTGAATGGGGTGGATCCTGCCATCATTGAAGCGGCTACCGGCATTGGTATGAGTAACCTGCAGGTGCTGTACAAAATTAGGTTTCCATTATCTATCAGGGCCTTCTTTACCGGAATACGGCTTGCGGTAGTGTCCACGATAGGGATGGC
This window encodes:
- a CDS encoding MFS transporter gives rise to the protein MDAAQGQAAAQSWADRKRFTRIIPMLAVMYLLALICRNNIGYAFDGMSQSFNLSATISGLVGGIFFIGYLLLQIPGGHLAQKVSAKKIITISMVAWGLVCISMGFIQSGGQLLTMRFLLGLSQSMLYPTALILIGKWFPQRERARAIGYWSIGATVSNFIVGPLSGFLVDTFSWKMLFVFQGIPVLIGVFFWIVLIAETPAQAKFLSEKEKAYLEAEFASDAASADQSGSKGGMGLVLKNKFVWLLTAVFLLNNMFNYGLSIWWPTIASSVTGSSYTLVGILSTIAPLLGLLVMFIVSGHSDRTGERKWHAASILIICGIALAVSALTGGAPFVSIAFILIAQGIWGGFSPVFWTIPSIVISSAAIGAATGLINGVGNLGGFVGPYLFGYLIDLTGSTQMGLFFIVGVQLMAGLLLATLRSPKLKTAQQEIQLKNGLKSK
- a CDS encoding ArsR/SmtB family transcription factor, which produces MVYIDKLSAGASIFKALDSPVRISIIEVLTGRNGMNMNELAKYLNLSNGAVTMHIKKLEEAGLVQTFSNYAKNGIQKNCFLVENKILIEFGDNSSNHVYESDLKIGQYSNFQVTPTCGMATKEMIIGEFDNPQVFADPKHIEAGIIWFTTGFLEYRIPNYTAGRKVNEIQISFEIGSEAPYHNNDWPSDIHFTVNGVDIGDWQSPGDIGGIKYSGNPVWWPPHLNQYGFLKLLRINHEGSFIDGRKISAVTIDQLQDKREEEPFVLRFSVDPAGENPRGLTLYGQNFGRYEQGILARVITEP
- a CDS encoding ABC transporter permease, whose product is MDSSLWEQITDYFTTDTGAYLLSVKEHIIISALALIVSALLGIILGYLCAERKKYEKWMVSIFQVLRIVPSLAILFLLIPVMGTGFQPAMIALILLAIPSILMNTVSGLEEVPAFMLETAYGVGMSDWQVLWKVKLPLAAPLILTGIKTAAIEIVASATLAAKIGAGGLGSIIFTGLGLNRIDLLLIGGISVAVLSIAAGLILDSAEKWLFKYKFTGK
- a CDS encoding glycine betaine ABC transporter substrate-binding protein, producing MERKTKSFTAVAIVLLLMLTLAACGSQNKEEGGKPTLRVGSKDFTENLLVGELYALALEDAGYQVERVFNIAGSVIHTSLVNNEVDLYPEYTGTGLLTILKKLLMTDPEEVYNTVKEAYEEQFQVTWLDYSKANDGAGLVVRTAVSKELGITTISDLQKHASELRFASQGEVDQREDGIPALEKVYGPLKWKSSKVYDNSLKYEVLSNKEADVAPAYTTEGMLVNTDEFTLLEDDKQVWPPYNLAPVVRDEILNANPDIAEVINEVSAALDTQTITALNAKVDVDKEEYEDVAKEFHDSIK
- a CDS encoding ABC transporter ATP-binding protein; amino-acid sequence: MAQTAIEISNVSKKYNQSGYYAVDHVSLSIEEGEFITILGSSGSGKTTLLKMINRLYEPDEGSITLFGEDIRALNPVTVRRRIGYVIQQVGLFPHMTIRQNVAAVPKLLKWNTTKIEARVDELMTLVGLEPAEFKSRYPSQLSGGQQQRIGLARALASDPKIMLLDEPFGAIDAITRMNLQDELLRIHGGLKKTLLFVTHDINEAFKLGNRVIVMDKGRVCQFDTPKNIVSFPADGFVSSLIASSREQEKFWEGLD
- a CDS encoding ABC transporter permease, with protein sequence MIEYIMGHPDKWAKALVEHLEIVGITLMASLLLASILTFMSMTSKTLSRFLVYLFSIIYSIPSVALFAMMIPVTGLGKTTAITVLVAYNQYLLLRNFIAGLNGVDPAIIEAATGIGMSNLQVLYKIRFPLSIRAFFTGIRLAVVSTIGMATIAAFISAGGLGDILFDGLRTMNVYKIVWGSVLSAGMAVGVNALLVRIEKSI